From one Mya arenaria isolate MELC-2E11 chromosome 4, ASM2691426v1 genomic stretch:
- the LOC128232535 gene encoding alpha-(1,3)-fucosyltransferase C-like gives MSKDIWRSQGLRAIVSISSAIAISYYIYLNHVMEFSDRVKKENGEEHVVLNRTNVTHIILWWNQPIWVAPFEKKCGNCITSTNRGDFNKSSAVVFSLADGNMGTKPPIENIKRNQNQIWVAFSLETNVQNSWIRDYKNKHWKYVFNWTWNYRPSADIFMPYGRVSERLKPLSKNYSMIFQRKNKFAAWAVSHCNAHSLRDKFVKKMNMCLQKQSIDIFGKCGPLRISKSRLPTLLNNDYKFYLAFENAFCDDYVTEKIFANYNNDIIIVVRGKANYTNIFPKGSFINTKDFRTISDLVRFLNEVSENETLYSNYLIQKDKFQAWGKLKEQYKQSICDICRNLNDPYLKKKTIFDAEEELGQCIKPNDI, from the exons atgtcTAAGGATATCTGGAGATCTCAAG GTTTGCGAGCGATTGTTTCTATAAGCAGTGCAATTGCTATCagctattatatatatttaaaccatGTCATGGAATTCAGCGATCGGGTCAAGAAGGAAAATGGAGAGGAACATGTGGTGTTGAATAGAACAAATGTAACACATATAATTCTTTGGTGGAATCAGCCAATATGGGTTGCACCCTTTGAAAAGAAATGTGGTAACTGTATTACTTCAACGAACAGAGGCGATTTCAATAAAAGCTCTGCAGTGGTGTTTTCCTTAGCGGATGGTAACATGGGTACTAAACCACCAATAGAAAACATTAAGAGAAACCAAAATCAAATATGGGTAGCTTTTTCATTAGAGACAAATGTGCAAAACTCGTGGATCAGagattacaaaaataaacattggaaATATGTGTTCAATTGGACATGGAACTATAGACCTTCTGCTGATATATTTATGCCGTATGGAAGGGTATCAGAAAGATTAAAGCCATTGTCAAAGAACTACTCCATGATATTTCAACGTAAGAACAAATTTGCAGCATGGGCCGTCAGTCACTGTAATGCACACAGTTTAAGAGacaaatttgtgaaaaaaatgaatatgtgtttgCAAAAACAAAGTATCGACATATTTGGAAAATGTGGACCTTTAAGGATTTCAAAGAGTAGACTCCCTActttattaaacaatgattataagttttatttagCGTTTGAAAATGCTTTTTGTGATGATTATGTTACAGAAAAGATATTTGCCAACtataacaatgacattattattGTGGTTCGCGGAAAAGCAAACTATACtaatatatttccaaaaggCTCGTTCATCAACACAAAGGACTTCAGAACCATAAGCGATTTAGTTAGGTTTTTGAATGAAGTGTCGGAAAATGAAACCTTGTATTCGAATTATTTAATACAGAAAGACAAATTTCAAGCATGGGGCAAACTAAAGGAGCAATATAAGCAGTCAATATGTGATATTTGCCGAAACTTGAATGATCCCTATCTTAAAAAGAAGACAATTTTTGACGCAGAAGAGGAACTTGGACAGTGCATCAAACCAAATGATATTTAG